In Candidatus Desulfofervidus auxilii, one genomic interval encodes:
- the dprA gene encoding DNA-processing protein DprA: MESIIYWLALHYLPGLGHRRSKKLLDFFGEPKGLFSASQKTMQELGLKAETIQAILSKKWIKEAEEELKKIKTMGIEIITYSDQRYPALLKQIADPPPFIYLKGEAQLLNTPSIAIVGARRASFYGSKTATNLATNLAELGITVVSGLARGIDAAAHQGALQAGGNTIAVLGCGLDIVYPLENKKLYAEIKKQGAIISEFPLGTPPLSQNFPVRNRLISGLSLGVVVVEAAFRSGSLITARLALEQGREVFAVPGSISSFYSRGTHALIKQGAKLVENVMDIVEELNLSVPKETSEHYNIKLDPFSERIISLLHTPKNLEEIALSLKESVVDVSSILTLLEVQGLVKQLPGKQYIRLDV; the protein is encoded by the coding sequence ATGGAATCAATCATTTACTGGCTGGCCTTGCACTACCTTCCAGGATTAGGTCATCGCCGTAGTAAGAAATTACTTGATTTTTTTGGTGAACCTAAAGGACTTTTTTCTGCTTCTCAAAAAACTATGCAAGAATTAGGATTAAAGGCAGAAACCATTCAGGCTATTTTATCAAAAAAATGGATAAAAGAAGCAGAGGAAGAACTTAAAAAAATTAAGACAATGGGAATCGAGATCATTACCTATTCTGACCAGCGCTATCCTGCCTTGTTAAAACAAATTGCTGACCCTCCACCTTTTATTTATTTAAAAGGAGAAGCCCAGTTGTTAAATACTCCTTCTATTGCTATAGTAGGTGCCAGAAGAGCCAGTTTTTATGGTTCAAAAACAGCTACTAATTTGGCTACTAATCTAGCTGAATTGGGAATTACTGTTGTTAGTGGACTAGCTAGGGGTATTGATGCTGCTGCCCACCAAGGAGCTTTACAAGCAGGGGGGAATACCATAGCCGTATTAGGTTGTGGTTTAGATATAGTTTATCCTCTTGAAAATAAAAAACTTTATGCAGAAATAAAAAAACAAGGTGCCATTATTTCAGAATTTCCATTGGGTACTCCTCCCCTCTCCCAAAACTTTCCTGTGCGCAATCGTCTTATTAGCGGTTTATCTTTAGGAGTAGTAGTGGTAGAAGCGGCCTTTAGAAGTGGTTCTTTAATTACGGCTAGATTGGCCTTAGAACAGGGAAGAGAGGTATTTGCTGTGCCTGGTTCTATAAGTAGTTTTTATAGTAGAGGGACACATGCCCTTATCAAACAAGGTGCGAAATTAGTTGAAAATGTAATGGATATAGTGGAAGAATTAAACTTATCGGTGCCAAAAGAGACTTCAGAACATTACAATATTAAGCTAGACCCTTTTAGTGAGCGTATTATTTCTCTTCTCCATACACCAAAAAACTTAGAAGAAATTGCCTTAAGCTTAAAGGAAAGCGTGGTTGACGTTTCTAGTATCTTGACTTTATTAGAGGTTCAGGGATTGGTAAAACAATTACCTGGCAAACAATACATAAGGTTAGATGTATGA